The nucleotide window ACCACGGGCACGACGGGTACACCGAAAGGCGTGCGTCTGTCGCATCGCAATCTGTTGTTCATCGCGGCGATTTCGAGCACGTTGCGGCGCGTCGGCGCTGACGACGTGGCCTACGCCGTGCTACCCATTTCGCATGTCTACGGCCTGACGTCCGTGTGTCTGGGCACGTTGTATGCCGGTGGCACCCTGCGGCTGGCGGCACGCTTTACCCCCGAAGCCGTGCTCGACTCGCTGGCCCACGACGGTCTGACGATATTGCAGGGCGTACCCGCCATGCACGCACGCCTGATGGCCCATGTCGCCAGTCAAGGCACCCCGCTAGTGGCCCCACGCCTGCGCTTCGTGTATTCGGGCGGCTCGCCCCTCGATGCCGCGCTCAAGGCGCGTGTCGAAGCGTTCTATGGCCTGCCGATTCACAACGGATACGGGCTCACGGAGAGCAGCCCAACGGTATCGCAGACGCTGCTCGATGCGCCACGTAACGACTGCGCCGTGGGCCCGGCGATTCCCGGCGTGTCTGTGCGCATCGTCAACCGGGAGGGACAGGATTTGCCTGACGGTGAAGTCGGCGAACTCTGGGTACGCGGCCCGAACGTCATGCTCGGCTATTACCGCGCACCGGAGCTCACCGCCGCCGCCATCACTCCGGACGGCTGGTTGCGCACCGGCGATCTGGCACGACGCGAGGCCGACGGTGCGCTCTTTCTCGCCGGACGCGCGAAAGAGTTGATCATCCACTCCGGCTTCAACGTGTATCCGATCGAAGTGGAACAAGCGCTCGCCAGTCACGCCGATGTCTTGCAAGCGGCCGTGCTCGGGCGTGAAGCAGACGGCAACGAGCAAGTGATTGCGTTTGTGGAAGCGCGCCCGGGACACGCGATCGATGTGGCGGCGCTCGCCGCTTGGGCCGCCGAGCGGCTGGCACCCTACAAACGCCCGGCAGAAATTCGCGTGCTTGACGCCCTGCCCGCCGCGTCGACGGGCAAAGTGCTCAAGCACAAGCTTAAGGCGCTGCTATAGGTCCCACTAGCGACGGCTGAATTCGTTTAGCCGCGCGGATGATGTTGCGCGTGCAGCGACTTCAATCGTTCGCGCGCCACGTGCGTGTAGATCTGCGTGGTGGAGATATCCGCGTGCCCAAGCAGCAATTGCACCACGCGCAGGTCAGCGCCGTGATTGATCAGATGCGTGGCGAACGCGTGACGCAACGTGTGCGGCGAGAGCGGTGCGTGAATGTCCGCGAGCTGAGCGTAGCGTTTGATCAGATACCAGAAGGCCTGCCGCGTCATGCCGTCGCCCCGTTGGGTAACAAACAACGTGTCGCAGGCTCGGCCCGCGAGCAGCACGCCGCGACTCTCCGCGAGATAGCGCGTCAGCCACCCACTAGCCTCATCGCCAAACGGCACCAGCCGTTCCTTCGCGCCTTTGCCGAAGATGCGCAGCACACCCTCGTTGAGACCCACTTCAATGGTCTTGAGCGCGACCAGCTCCGACACACGCAAACCACTGG belongs to Pandoraea norimbergensis and includes:
- a CDS encoding class I adenylate-forming enzyme family protein, coding for MAATPDTSQQDALAAQWLANLPPRIDALPARIAAQTPARIALIDDFRRLTYGELTHAVATCAAHLREHGVRGGDRVMIVGENGIAYVVLLLAVAALDAWPLLCNARLSATELAVIRDHARPRCAIFTIDASPDAAAHARSQGAAIVWTDLALGALAATDADPQSEAEPVQTDPAAQCGALIYTTGTTGTPKGVRLSHRNLLFIAAISSTLRRVGADDVAYAVLPISHVYGLTSVCLGTLYAGGTLRLAARFTPEAVLDSLAHDGLTILQGVPAMHARLMAHVASQGTPLVAPRLRFVYSGGSPLDAALKARVEAFYGLPIHNGYGLTESSPTVSQTLLDAPRNDCAVGPAIPGVSVRIVNREGQDLPDGEVGELWVRGPNVMLGYYRAPELTAAAITPDGWLRTGDLARREADGALFLAGRAKELIIHSGFNVYPIEVEQALASHADVLQAAVLGREADGNEQVIAFVEARPGHAIDVAALAAWAAERLAPYKRPAEIRVLDALPAASTGKVLKHKLKALL